The DNA region CCATCGAGGTCAGCGCGGTCCGCGGCGGTGGCAGCCCCGAAAGTATCGCCCTGGTCAGGGCGGCCGTGGAGGAAGGGAAAAGCGCAGCCGCCGCGGGGGACAGCGAACGGCTCGGCAGCGCCAACCAGCATTTCCACGGCGCCCTGGTGGCAATGGCGGGCAGCGAACGGCTGAACACCATCATGTCGCAGGTCTTGGCCGAGATGCGGCTCTTCTTCCACAAGGCAGCTGTAGACGGCGGCTTTTACCAGGACTATCTGGCGGACAACGATCAGATCTGCAAAGCCCTCGAAGCCGGCGATACGGAACTCGCGGCCGAGCGCCTCACCGACTACCTGGCCAGATCCGAAGAGCGCCAGGCCGCGGTCCATGCACCGGAGAATCCGGCCTCGAAGTAGCCGCCGCTTCGAATTCGGCCTCGGACTGGCCGCCCCTTCGCGCGTCGCCGCACAACATTTGATGTGAGCAGGCCTGAGTTCCGCGCGGTCGCCCTTGCCACGCCCACAGGGTCCGCCAACCGTGCGGGATCCGCTGGCGTCCCAGGGATGATTGCCGTTTAACCCTTGACGGTGTGATCTGCGTCGCGTAGATTGTTCAACAAAGCAGGATTGTTCAACAATCCGACGATTACCCAGTCGACTTCCGCAGTCATCCTGACGGCAGACGGCACCGGTGCCGTAGGCCCCACCTTGCAACTCCGCCAGCCAGGGCAGAAGCAGGCACCCCAGCATCAACCACCCGCCCCGCATGACACTCTTTTTCTGGAGGAACAAATGGCCACTCCCCAAGCAATGGCCCCCACTGACCCGAAACCCCCGGTGGGGCGCAAGGACATGTACAAGGCATTCGCGGCGAGCCTGACTGGAACAGCGCTGGAGTTCTACGATTTCGCGGTCTACTCCGCCGCAGCAGCGATCGTCTTCCCGCTCATCTTCTTCCCGGCCTCGGACCCCGTCACGGGAACGTTGCTGGCCTTCTCCACCTACGCCGTTGGCTACATTTCCCGGCCCGTGGGCGGCATCATCTTCGGCCGGCTCGGGGACGAGATCGGCCGCAAGAAAATCCTGGTGATCACGCTTATGCTCATCGGCGTCGCCACCTTCCTCATCGGCCTGCTGCCCACGTATGACAACATCGGCATCATCGCCCCCGCCATTTTGGTGTTCCTCCGCTTCGCGCAGGGCGTCGGCGTCGGCGGTGAATGGGGCGGTGCTGTCCTGCTCTCGAGCGAATTCGGCGATCCGAACCGCCGCGGATTCTGGGCCTCCGCCGCGCAGATCGGGCCGCCGGCCGGCAACCTGATGGCCAACGGTGCGCTTGCTGTCCTGACGCTCGCCCTGTCCGAAGAGGATTTCCTGAGCTTCGGCTGGCGGATCGCGTTCCTGATCTCGGCAGTGCTGGTGGCCTTCGGACTCTGGATCCGCCTCAAGCTCGAAGACACCCCCATCTTCAAGGCCATGGAAGCCCGGGGTGACAAGCCCAAGGCTCCCATCCGCGAAGTGCTGGCCACTCAGCGCCGGCCCCTCATCGCAGCCATGCTCAGCCGCGTCGGCCCTGACGTCCTCTACGCCATGTGCACGGTCTTCACCCTCACCTACGGCATCCAGGAGCTCGGCTTCGACCGCGGCCAGGTGCTGGTGGCCGTCCTCATTGGCTCAGCACTCCAGATATTCACCATGCCGCTCGCCGGGGCCATCTCCGACCGCATCAACCGGCGGCTGGTCTACGGGATCGCCGCCGTGGCCGCAGCCGTGTGGGCCTACCTGTTCTTCATCGTCCTCGAAGGACGGTCCCCGGTCATGCTGATTGTGGGAACCGTGCTGGGCCTGCTCTGCCACTCATTTATGTACGGACCCCAGGCCGCCTTCGTTGTGGAACAGTTCACGCCGCGGCTCCGCTCCACCGGCAGCTCACTGGCCTACACCTTCGCCGGAATCATCGGCGGCGCCAGCGCTCCGTTCATGTTCACCCTTCTGCTCAGCACCTTCCACAGCTGGGTTCCGGTGGCCGTGTACCTCAGTGTCGCCTGCCTGCTGACCTTGGTGGGCCTGGCCCTGGGCCGGGACTCCAATGTTGCCGAGGACGAGGAGTACCTGCAGTCAGCGGCCGAACCCGTGGAGAGCGGGACCCGATGAGTCAGCCCAACGCCCTGCTGGCCCCCGCGGACGCCCGCCTCAAGTTCCGCAACGGCCTGGTCACCCCCACCTCCGGATGGAGCGACGGTTACACACAGGCGAACCTGATAGCGGTGACGGCCGACTACGCCGACGAGTTCATCGAATTCTGCCGGCTCAATCCCAAGGCCTGCCCCGTCATCGACATCGTTCCGGCGGGGCAGTACGAAAGCGCCCTCGCCGCCGGGTCCGACATCCGCCGGGATATCCCCTCCTACCGTGTCTGGGTGGACGGCGAACTGGCAGACGAGGTCACCGATGTCGCATCGGTCTGGCGTGAGGACATGGTGGGTGTCCTCATCGGCTGCAGCTTCACCTTCGAGGCCGCGCTGGCCAGCGCGGGCATCCCGCTGCGGCACACCGAAACCGGCCGCAACGTCCCGATGTACCGCACAAACGTCGAGTGCACCCCAGCCGGGCGGATCCACGGCCCCATGGTGGTTTCCATGCGTCCGATGCTGCCCGGACTGGTGGAAACGGCCATTCGGGTAACGTCGGAGGTGCCGATGGTCCATGGCGCGCCCGTCCACGTCGGTTCGCCCGAGGACCTTGGCATTGCGGACATCAACCGCCCCGACTTCGGGGATGCGGTGGAAATCAGGGCGGGGGAAGTGCCGGTTTTCTGGGCCTGCGGCGTGACCCCGCAGAGCGCAGTGATGGCTTCCAGGCCCTCCTTCGCCATCAGCCACGCTCCCGGGTACATGTTCATTACCGATGTTCCGGAAAGCAACTACCGGGAACCGGCGGGTGTGTCATCGTGAAGAAGAGGCTCCCCGTCGCCGAGAAACGGGCCAGAAGGGTGATGCACATAGCGGCTCCACGGCAGCAGGCCACCGGCACGCACTGCGAACTGGCCGGCGTCTGGCAGGGTCCGGCGGGAGCGAGCATCTCCCTCTACGAAGGCCAGCTGTTCCCGAGCCATTCCGGCAGGCCGTGCCTCTGGACCTACGTGGGCCTGCCGACACGCAAAACCGGTGCCCAGTGGGCAATCCCGGAGCACAACAGACTGTAGCGGCAACACACACAGGCGGACGACGGCGGGAACCTCCCGCCGTCGTCCGTTGGCTTTTCTTACGAGTTGAGCCCGTTTTCTGCCCCGGCTTCGGTGTGTGAGCTCGCCGGCTGTCCGCGCCGTTCATGTGTTTGCCCGTAGGGGACATCGCGGCTGACGGCGACGGTGTAGCTGGTGTAGCCGTGCTGTGTGACCAGGATGCCGTGGCGGCATTCCTTCATGGCGTGTTGGCGGACGATGTCTACGGCGGTGTTCAGGTCGTTTTCGACGGTGTCCGGATCGTGGGCTGTGACTTCCAGGACGAGGTCCGAGTGGCGCTTGATCATGGTGGTCTCTTTCTCGGCGGGATGTGCCAGGGCTCTGAGTAGGCACAGGGCTTCCGGGTCCGGGCGCGCCCGGGGAGGCGGAAAGCGGTGGTTTCAGAGGGGTCGCCCGGCATTCTCTGATGGGGCGGTGGCCGGCCGAATTGTCCGGCGGGCTGGGATCGGCGGAAGTTTTGTTCCTGCGGATCTGTAGCCAGTGTGCATGAATCGATAGCCCGGCGCAATACGACGTCCGAAAATTCTGCCGTGTCGGAGAGATTTAAGGTGACCTAGGCTCTGGTCCGGCCGGTCGGCCGGGCCCTACAATCGGGGTGGACGCAACCGGCCAAGGCACCCCCGGGCACGCCCGCCGGGGGGAAGCTGACCATGTTCCTGCGGTGCCGGCAAAGGACACTCAACATGCCGAATATCCACGGGCTTATCAGCTCGCTGCTCCCCGAAGACCTGGCCTTGCTGCAAGAACGCGGACCCGACCAGCGCCTGGACCGGGACATGCTCGATGCCATCGACCGTGCCGCCGGGGGTCCCGGTGAAGGCCGGGGCTACTACATTGTCCGAGGCAGCCTGATTCCCGAGGATCACCGCGATTACTACCTCCGCGAAGACGTCTCCGCCGCAATATTTACCCCCTCCACGCTGGAACGCGCTACCGGGACGGACGCTGGCCTGCGGGACATGTCCGCACAGTAGGGAGCGGCACCAACGCAAGCGGACGACGGCGGGAGGTCCCGCCGTCGTCCGCTTCCGGTTTCATTGGGTGGTTCAAGGCAACCGGGACGGCCGCAGCACCGTGGGAGTGCCAGCGCGTGCGGGATCCAGCGGCACGGGGCTGATCAGCACAGCAGGCCCACGGCGCAGGATGCCGTCCGAGAGGGGCTGGCAGCGCACGCCTCCCCGCCCACGCATGGCGGCGTGCGCGCCCGGCGCGAGCATCTCATCCATCCAGGCGCAGGGGTGGGCAGCCCGCCCGGCCCTGAGCCGGACCAGTTCCCCGCGGGATTCCAACGCAAACTCCTCGCCAAGCAGGGGAGACAGGTGGGCCCCTCTGAGGACCACATTGCGACGGGTAAGCAGCGGGTCAAAGGGTGCCACCCCCAGTTCCGCGGCCATGGCCTCGAGGGCCTCGACCGCGAGCAGGGTGACTGCGGCATCCATGTGCGCGGCCTTGCCGAAAAACCGGTCACCCACAATGCCCTTGCCGGCCACCAGTTCCACTTGGTCGGCATCTGCGGTGGGGACGTCCGCTGCACCCTCGCGTGCGCGGCCGAAGTAAGCATGAGCCGGCGACACGAGCAGATGCAGGATGTCCACGTCGTACCTGTAGCTTGCGGTCATGCAATAAAGCTATCGTCCATCGCAAGGTCCAGCACACCGTTCAGCTGATGGAAGGGCCTGGAGGGGACCGCCGAATCTGCCTGTTGACGCACTGTGTGATGCACGCTACAGTTGAGCGAAGTTATACGAATAACCCCCAAGAAGATCGAGTGGCCCAAGGAGGTGCCCCATGGCTGGACCACGGCCTAAGTCAGGACCGACGATGCATGATGTCGCCGCTGCTGCCGGTGTATCCCAGGCCACCGTATCGCTGGTGCTGAATTCAGCCTCCGGGTCGCGCTTTTCCGAGGATACCCGCAAGCGGGTACGGGACGCAGTGGATCGGCTTGGTTACCGCACAAACGCCCACGCAAAGGTTCTCCGCGAGGGCATAGCCGGCATGATCGGGTTCATTGGTGATTCCGTTGCAACCACTCCTTTCGCCGGCGCCATCATCGAAGGCGCGCAGCAGCGGGCGTGGGAGGACGGGCTCCTCCTGCTCTCTGTCAACACCGGCGGAGACAGGGAGCTGGAAGCCGCATCCCTGGACACAATGCTCTCCTACAAGGTGGCAGGAGTGGTCTACGCCGCCATGTATCACCGTCGGCTCGATGTTCCGGAGACGCTGGCGGGCGTCAGATCCGTAGTACTGAATTCCCAGGACCGGGCCGGGCGGGTTCCGAGTGTTGCCCCCGACGAGGTCAAGGGCGGGTACGCGGCCACTAACCGGCTGCTCCAGGCCGGGCACACAAAAGTCGGGCTGATCAATATCGAGACGCTCGAAAGCGGCCTCCCTGCCGCCGTCGGCCGCTATGAAGGCTACTGCGCGGCACTTGAGGAGGCGGGCCTGGACGTCGATCCGTCGTTGGTCCGCTTTGGTCAAGGCGGTGAGGAGCATGGCTACAAGTACGCGATGGAGCTGCTGACCGCCGGCAACCCGCCGACAGCCATCTTTTGTGCGAATGACCGCGGTGCCTGGGGTGCCTACCAGGCCGTCTCGGATCTGCGCCTCTCAATCCCCGGGGACGTCTCTATTGTGGGCTTCGACAACCAGGCAACATTGGCCCCCTTCCTTCGCCCGGGATTGACCACTTTTGAATTGCCGTTCGTCGCCATGGGCCGGCGCGCGGTTGAACTGATCCTCCAGGACGCGGAACCCGATGGCCGGGTCGAGCTGATGGACTGCCCTCTTGTTGAACGCAAGTCAGTGACACATCCTAAGGAGATGCCATGAGCCGCACCATCCCGGCCCGACGCGGGCATCCTGTTGCGGCGCCGTCGCCGCAACGCAAAAATTCTCTTTCGCTCCGCCTGAAGAGAATTTCCCGCGCCTGGCAGTTATACGTATTACTAGCCCCCGCGATCATCTACATCCTGGTCTTCAAGTACTGGCCGATGTACGGCGTGCAGATCGCTTTCAAGAACTACAATCCGGCGGACGGGTTCACGGACAGCCCGTGGGTGGGCCTGACGCACTTCATCCGGTTCGTGAACTCGTACCAGTTCGGGCAGGTGGTCGGAAACACGCTGTGGATTGCCGTGCTGGGCCTGTTGATCGCTTTTCCGATTCCGATCATCCTGGCGTTGCTGGTCAATCAGCTGCAGAGCGAGAGGTTCAAGAAGTTCACCCAGACGGTGCTGTACTCGCCCGCGTTCATCTCCACCGTGGTGGTGGTGGGCATCATGTTCGTGGTGCTGTCCCCAAGGTCCGGGCTGGTGAACAACGCGATCCAACTGGGCGGCGGCGAGCCGATCTTCTTTATGGGCTCCGCGGAGTGGTTCCGGCCCATCTACGTCATCTCGGATGTGTGGCAGAACGCCGGGTTCTCCATGATCGTGTACCTTGCGGCCCTGGCCGCCGTTGACCCGGCGCTGCATGATGCGGCCAAGGTGGACGGTGCCTCGAAGCTCCAGCGCATCCGGCACATCGACCTGCCGGGCATCATGCCGGTGGTGACCATCCTGTTCATCCTGGCCATCGGCAACCTGCTCAATGTCGGTTTCGAGAAGGCGCTGCTGATGCAGACACCGCTGAACCTCTCGACCTCGGAGATCATCCAGACCTACGTGTATCACGCAGGCCTGCAGCAGGCGCAGTTCAGCTACTCGGCCGCCATCGGCCTGTTCAACTCCCTCCTCAACCTGGCGCTGCTGCTCGTCTTCAACACGATTGCGCGCCGGGCCAACCAAGCGACCCTGTGGTGATGCCGATATGTCTGTGACAACCAACCCCCGCACCATCGAGAACCCGAAACGGACCGTCAACCAGGCCCGCCCCAAGCAGTCGCTAAAGGACAAATACGGCGACCGCGCCTTCAACATCGCAGCCACTACCGTCCTGCTGCTGTCCATCCTGGCCGTGGTGTACCCGCTGTACTTCATCGTCATCGCCTCCATCAGCGACCCCAACGCCGTCTACGAAGGCAAGGTCTGGCTATTCCCCTCCGGCATCACCACCGAAGGCTACGAACGGATCTTCGCAGACAGCCGGATCTGGAACGGCCTGGGCAACACCGTCATCTACACAGTGCTCGGCACCGCGATCAGCGTCAGCACCATCCTCTTCGGCGCCTACGCCCTGTCCCGCAAGGACATGCCGGGCCGGAAGATCCTGATGCTCCTGTTCGTGATCACCATGTTCTTCGACGGCGGACTCATCACCAAGTACCTGGTGGTGCGGGACCTGGGCATGCTGGACACCGTCTGGGCCGTGGTCCTGCCCGGCGCGGTGGGCGTGTGGAACCTCATCATCGCCAGGTCGTTCTTTGAACACACCATCCCGAACGAACTGCGCGAAGCCGCCCAGATGGACGGGGCAACCGACTTCAAGTTCTTCTTCCAAATGGTGCTGCCGCTGTCCAAGCCGCTGATCATGCTGATGATCATGGTCCACGTCGTAGCCCAGTGGAACTCGTTCTTCGACGCACTGATCTTCCTCAATGACGACTCCAAGTACCCGCTACAGCTGGTACTGCGGAACATCCTCATCCAATCCGACGTCTCCTCCACCGGAACCACCGGCGGTGACATCGAATCCTATGCGGCAGCGCAAAGGATCGCAGAGCTCACCAAGTACGCCATGATCGTCGTCTCGAGCCTGCCACTCATGATTGCCCTGCCATTCATGCAGAAGCACTTCACCAAGGGCGCCATGATCGGCGCCGTCAAGTAGAACCCGTTCCCCAAGAAAATCCCCTTCCAAGAAAAACCCGGCCCCGGCACTCGCCACGGGCCGGAAGAAATCCCCCCTCAGAATAGGAATGACCATGGCATTCAGCCGCAAATTCGCCGCTCTCGGCGCCGTCCTGGCCGGAACATTGATGTTCACCGCCTGCTCAGGCGGCGGCTCAGGCACCACGGAGATCAAAGACGCCTCCACCGACTTCGGATTCCAGGAAACAGGCTTCCCGATCGTCAGCAAGCAACTCGACCTGACCTTCTCCGGCACAAAAGCCGCTCTCGCCCCGGACTACAACACCATGACCCTGGTGCAGCAGTGGGAAAAAGAAACCAACATCCACGTCAACTGGGAGAATCTGCCGGAGGCCGTCTTCAAGGAAAAGAAGAATCTGATCCTGGCCAGCGGTGACCTTCCGGACGCCTTCTTCAATTCCGGGCTGACCGACTCGGAAATAGCCACCTACTCGGCCAGTGGAACCCTGATCCCGCTCGAAGGGCTCATCGAGAAGAACGCGCCCAACCTCTCCAAGCTCCTGTCCGAACGCCCGGACATCAAGGCCGCGATCACGTCCTCGGACGGGCATATCTACTCCCTGCCCTCCATCGAGGAACTCGGGCTGGTCCAGTTCCCCAACGAACTGGCAATCAACACCTCCTGGCTGAAGAAGCTCAACATCCCGATGCCGAAAACCATCGACGAGTTCCACGACGCCCTGCTCGCGTTCAAGACCCAGGACGCCTCCGGGACCGGCAAGACCATCCCGCTGAGCTTCATGCCCGGCTCCTGGTGCGGGGACATTGTTGACCTGATCGCCGCCCTGGGCGGAGTGCCGGACAACATGGACCACCGCATCGTCCAGGACGACAAAGTCATCTACACCCCCACCCAGGACGGCTACAAGAAAGCCATCCAGACCCTCCACGAGTGGTTCCAGGAAGGCCTGATCGACCCCGAATCCTTCTCCCAGGACGACAAGGCGTACCTGGCCAAGGGCAAGGCTGCAACAGAAAACATCGGCTCCTTCGTCTGGTGGGAAATCCCCGAAATGGTCGGCGCCGACCGCGCCAACAACTACGCACTCGTTCCCGCCCTGGAGGGCGTCGACGGAAAGCGCCTGGTCAGCCAGTCCAACAACCAGGAGATCGCCCGCGGCGCGTTCGCCATCACCAATGCCAACAAGTACCCGGCAGCCACGATGCGCTGGGCCGACAACCTCTACGACCCCATCCAGTCCGCCCAGGCCAACTGGGGACCGATCGGTGAAACCCTGCAAAAGGACTCCGCGACCGGCCTGCTGACCCAGATCCCCGCCGCGGCAGGGACCAGCGAAGGCGAACGTCGTCAGAAGGTCGCCCCGGGCGGTCCGAAGGCTAACACGGCCGAGAACTTCAAGAACGTCGTCGCCCCCGAACCACGGGCCGCCGCACGGCAGAAGACTGTCGAAGAGAACTACAAGCCCTTCGCGGCGAACGACGGGTACCCACCCGTGGCACTGTCCAACGAGGAACTGCAGCAGATCAGCACCATCGAAGCGGACGCCGCCTCGCTGGTCAAGCAGAACATGGCCAAGTGGATCGTCTCCGGAGGAGTCGAGCAGGAATGGGACGGCTACGTCTCCCAGCTCAAGAACATCGGCGTCGACAAAATGGTCGAGGTCTACCAGCAGGCCTACGACCGCTACAAGAGCAACTCCTAACTAACCCGAAACCAGGTGGGCCGGTGCGTACCGCGCACCGGCCCACCGCACCGCCAGGGAACCCGCACACCAGGGTTCTCCCGCCAGACCTGCACAGAAACGAGACTTCACCTTCATGACTGCCGCGACCGCCACGACGGCCGACACCTTCCGGCCGGCCCTGCACTACGCCGCCCGGAACACCTGGCTCAATGACCCCAACGGCCTGATTTTCCATGAGGGCGTCTACCACCTCTACTACCAGAACAATCCACTGGACAACGTCTGGGGAAACATGTCCTGGGGACACGCCACCTCAACAGATCTGCTCAGCTGGACCGAACACCCCGTCGCCATCGCAGGCGACGAGGAAGAGGATGTTTTCTCCGGCAGCATCGTCTTCGATCGGGACAACACCAGCGGATTCGGCACGGCTTCTGCTCCGCCCCTGGTCGCCGTCTATACCAGCTCCTTCAAGCCGGCCTCCGCACACCACGGCGTTCAGGCCCAGTCCCTCGCCTACAGCCGGGACGGCGGCTACACCTGGGCCAAACACACAGCCAATCCCGTCCTGAACCGCGGATCGGCCGAGTTCCGGGACCCGAAAGTCGTCCGTTACGACGGCGACGCCGGCAGTTACTGGGTCATGGTCGCCGTCGAAGCCACAGACTTCCAGGTGGTCCTCTACAAGTCCGACGACCTCAAGAGCTGGGAACTGCTAAGTATTTTCGGCCCCGCCAACGCCACCGGGGGCGTGTGGGAATGCCCGGACCTCTTCCCCCTGCCTGTCGACGGCGATCCGGACAACCTCAAATGGGTCCTCACAGTGAACCTCAACCCGGGCGGACCCAACAACGGTTCGGCCGGGCAGTACTTCGTCGGAGACTTCGACGGAACCACATTCACCTCGGCCACCACCGTGACCGAAGGGCTCCAGGACCCTGCCCGGCTCGGTGAGTACCAGTGGCTCGACTGGGGCCGCGACTACTACGCCGCCGTTTCCTTCAGCGACGTTCCGGACGGCAGAAGGCTCATGATCGCCTGGATGAACAACTGGGAATACGCCAACCAGATCCCCACCTCCCCGTGGCGGAGCCCCATGTCCCTGGTCCGCGAAATAGCGCTCCACAACAGTGGTGGAAACCTATGCCTGGTGCAGCATGCGGCAGGGGACCTGGACGCGCCGGCAGACGCGGCAGGATCGTTCAACCTCGCTGCAGCTGAGATATCCGACGGTCAGCACATTCTTGACGGAGCAGCCGGCACCGTCCAACGCATCGAGCTCACCTTGACGCCAGGAACAGCCCAGGAATTCGGACTCATAGTCCGCGGCAACGGAGCCGAGGGAACCCGCATCGGCATCCGGCCCGCCGAAGGCGTCCTGATCGTCGACCGCCGGGAATCCGGGCAAACAGACTTCCACGAATCATTCGCCTCCATTGACACCGCTCCGATCCGGACGACTGACGGTTCCTACCAGCTCACCGTCTACGTAGACCGGTGCTCCGTTGAGGTCTTCGCCCAGGGAGGCCAGGTCACGATGACCGAACTGATCTTCCCGGCAGCCACCAGTACCGAGGTCTCGCTCTACGCCGTCGGTGGCACAGCAACCATCAATAACCTGAGTGTCACCCAGTACGCCTGACAGGAGAGGTCGCCCCTGGAAGTTGGTCGCTTGCAAGCCCTCCAATTCCTCCATAGTTTGGACCAATGACTGAAACTTCGAGGGTGGCTATCGTTACCGGGGCAAACCACGGAATTGGCGCTGCCATAGCAGAACGGCTCGCGGCGGAGGGACACTCAGTGGTCGTTTCGTTCCTCGCGTTGGAGCATTCGGCAGATCAAGGCACCCCGGAGCAGTTACGCGAGAATCACCTGCAGGATGCTTCCGCGGTACTCGAACGCATACAGCGCCAGGGCGGCCGAGCGATCGCCGTGTCGGCTGACCTGACCGATGCTGAAACGATCCCGAGGTTGTTCGATGCGGCCGAGGAAACCTTCGGCCCCGTGGACATCCTGGTGAACAATGCCACGGGCTCACTCCGTGACAGCTTCAAGGCAGCCGAAAGAGACTGGATGGGCCGCGCCTTAGCGGGCGTGTCGGCGAGCTCCTTTGATAGGCAGTTCGGTGTTGACGCCAGGGCAGGTGCACTCATGATCTCCGAGTTCGCCTCCCGGCTCCAGGCCCGACAGGGGACGTGGGGAAGGATTATCTCCATGACATCCGGCGGCGAGAAGGGTTTCCCACAGGAAGTCTCGTATGGTGCGGCCAAGGCAGCATTGGTGAACTATACGCTTTCTGCGAGTTTGGAATTGAGCGAGTTCGGAGTCACTGCCAACGCTCTTCATCCGCCAGTTACCGACACCGGATGGGTGACCGACGACGTCCGCGAAGCGGTAAAGAAAAACGACGCATTCTTCAGCGTGGCGGAGCCCGACGAGGTTGCGGACGTCGTCGCCTTCCTGGTGTCCGAAGGGGGCCGCCGCATTACCGGAAGCGTCATACGCATGGGATGAGTCGACCTGAGGAAAGCGCACCCGCACGGCAGCGCCACTACGACAGCCACGGGCACTTACTCCCGTCCCAGCCTTACTGTCCGTTTCCAGTTGGTTCCGTACTTCTGCATATGTACCCTCGTGCGGTCCGCGCGGAAGAAATCGTGAGCGAACTCCACGGGAACGCCCTGCACGTCCCATGCCACCCTGCGGATTTCCAGCAAGGCTGAGCCCGCCGGAACGTCAAGCACCGAGGCCTGGGCATTCGTGGCTGGCACGGCCTCCACCGTCTCGTCGGCCCGGTCCAGCTCCAGCCCGTATTCGGACGTCAGCAGATGGTAGAGCGAACCTGTCAGAGCGTGCGTGAGCAGGCCAGGGAAGCGGGCCGCGGGCAGCACGGACAAGTCCAATGACCAGGAGCTGCCATCCACGAGCCGGAGTCGCTGGATACGAAGCACAGCATCCCCGCCATTCAGGTGCAGGTTCCGTCGTTCATCCGGCTGGGGCAATCCCATTTCGGCACGCAGTACGGTTGTGGCTATTGCACGGCCCTGGTGCAACACCATCTGAGGCACACCCTCCACGGTGTTCAGGTGCCGCTGGATCCGCCCGTCGTTGAAGAACACCCCACCCGAACGGCCCAGCACACGCCGGACGGTGCCTTCTGCTTCCATCCGGTCAATTGCCTGCCGCAGGACGGTCCGGCCAACGCCGAGTCGCTCGGCCAGGGCACGTTCACTCCCCATCAGCTCGCCGGGATGGAACATCTCCGCCTTGGCATATCGGGCCAGTGCCGCGTGGGCAGCGTCGGTGACAGTCATTCCCTCCGGCTCTCCACCGATGCCTTTTGCCATCGTCCTA from Arthrobacter pascens includes:
- a CDS encoding ABC transporter substrate-binding protein, giving the protein MAFSRKFAALGAVLAGTLMFTACSGGGSGTTEIKDASTDFGFQETGFPIVSKQLDLTFSGTKAALAPDYNTMTLVQQWEKETNIHVNWENLPEAVFKEKKNLILASGDLPDAFFNSGLTDSEIATYSASGTLIPLEGLIEKNAPNLSKLLSERPDIKAAITSSDGHIYSLPSIEELGLVQFPNELAINTSWLKKLNIPMPKTIDEFHDALLAFKTQDASGTGKTIPLSFMPGSWCGDIVDLIAALGGVPDNMDHRIVQDDKVIYTPTQDGYKKAIQTLHEWFQEGLIDPESFSQDDKAYLAKGKAATENIGSFVWWEIPEMVGADRANNYALVPALEGVDGKRLVSQSNNQEIARGAFAITNANKYPAATMRWADNLYDPIQSAQANWGPIGETLQKDSATGLLTQIPAAAGTSEGERRQKVAPGGPKANTAENFKNVVAPEPRAAARQKTVEENYKPFAANDGYPPVALSNEELQQISTIEADAASLVKQNMAKWIVSGGVEQEWDGYVSQLKNIGVDKMVEVYQQAYDRYKSNS
- a CDS encoding glycoside hydrolase family 32 protein, whose protein sequence is MTAATATTADTFRPALHYAARNTWLNDPNGLIFHEGVYHLYYQNNPLDNVWGNMSWGHATSTDLLSWTEHPVAIAGDEEEDVFSGSIVFDRDNTSGFGTASAPPLVAVYTSSFKPASAHHGVQAQSLAYSRDGGYTWAKHTANPVLNRGSAEFRDPKVVRYDGDAGSYWVMVAVEATDFQVVLYKSDDLKSWELLSIFGPANATGGVWECPDLFPLPVDGDPDNLKWVLTVNLNPGGPNNGSAGQYFVGDFDGTTFTSATTVTEGLQDPARLGEYQWLDWGRDYYAAVSFSDVPDGRRLMIAWMNNWEYANQIPTSPWRSPMSLVREIALHNSGGNLCLVQHAAGDLDAPADAAGSFNLAAAEISDGQHILDGAAGTVQRIELTLTPGTAQEFGLIVRGNGAEGTRIGIRPAEGVLIVDRRESGQTDFHESFASIDTAPIRTTDGSYQLTVYVDRCSVEVFAQGGQVTMTELIFPAATSTEVSLYAVGGTATINNLSVTQYA
- a CDS encoding SDR family NAD(P)-dependent oxidoreductase yields the protein MTETSRVAIVTGANHGIGAAIAERLAAEGHSVVVSFLALEHSADQGTPEQLRENHLQDASAVLERIQRQGGRAIAVSADLTDAETIPRLFDAAEETFGPVDILVNNATGSLRDSFKAAERDWMGRALAGVSASSFDRQFGVDARAGALMISEFASRLQARQGTWGRIISMTSGGEKGFPQEVSYGAAKAALVNYTLSASLELSEFGVTANALHPPVTDTGWVTDDVREAVKKNDAFFSVAEPDEVADVVAFLVSEGGRRITGSVIRMG
- a CDS encoding GntR family transcriptional regulator, with amino-acid sequence MAKGIGGEPEGMTVTDAAHAALARYAKAEMFHPGELMGSERALAERLGVGRTVLRQAIDRMEAEGTVRRVLGRSGGVFFNDGRIQRHLNTVEGVPQMVLHQGRAIATTVLRAEMGLPQPDERRNLHLNGGDAVLRIQRLRLVDGSSWSLDLSVLPAARFPGLLTHALTGSLYHLLTSEYGLELDRADETVEAVPATNAQASVLDVPAGSALLEIRRVAWDVQGVPVEFAHDFFRADRTRVHMQKYGTNWKRTVRLGRE